Genomic segment of Triticum aestivum cultivar Chinese Spring chromosome 6A, IWGSC CS RefSeq v2.1, whole genome shotgun sequence:
TTTAAGCATCTCGGGCAATGAGCCGGTGTATGCAAAATGGAGCATCGCCTTGAACACCTCCACCTCCATGTCTTCCACACGCACGATGCCATCGTCAGCCTTGCCCTCCTTCATTGGTCCGAAGAGCTCGGCTGCGAAGACTGACGAGCGGGCTGCCAGCACACACCGGTGCGCGGCGATGGTCTCACCGCCGACCTCGAACACCACATCGGCACCTTTCTCGGTCTCGAGGAGCTTGCCAAGGTCCCCCTGCAGGTCGCACGGGGGCACGGAgacgaaagccgccgccgccgcgtgctgGGCGCGGTAACCATGGACGACGAGGATATCACACCGGACGGTGAACGAGTCGTTCTCTAGATTCTTGGACTTCTGCAGGTCCTCCCTTCTGATGAAGGTCGAGTACCAGTTGAGGAAGCAAGACCTCCTGGACGAGAATGTGAACACCGGCGCCGCCGTCAGCCCGGCCGCTTGAATTTTCTCCGCTTCCCCAGAGAGGCAGAAGCAGTGCTTCGCCTTCACCCCCGCCGCGACATCTTCGTCGAGGATTAGGGAGAGGGATACGTAATCCGCGACCGCCGAGTTCATGCCGTTGGGGTAGTAGTCGATGCGCCAGCAGTGGCCGCCGACTTTGAAGCGCCTGGAACTGATCTTCTCTCCGGTGGGAAGGTCCTTGGTGCAGGAGTAGCCGTGGATGGTGAGGAAGTGGTGCCCGCTGGCCGTGTCGGCCACGATGGCGGACCTCGACGGCTTCCCGCTGTTGCCGGAGGACGCCATTGCCGACCTGCTCCGCGGAACGGGCACTCGCAGCTCTCGCGGCGGCGAAAGGGGGAGGAACGGAGAAAGGAGACGAGACTGATGGCGGCTTCTGGAGGAAGCTTCCCCCCAAGGGCCAAGGCCCAAATCCCCACTGGGCTGGGCTCCACACGTCATCCTCTGTAATGGCTGGAACGAATCTTACATCTGAGAGTTTCGAAAAGAATG
This window contains:
- the LOC123131234 gene encoding BTB/POZ and MATH domain-containing protein 1-like, whose amino-acid sequence is MASSGNSGKPSRSAIVADTASGHHFLTIHGYSCTKDLPTGEKISSRRFKVGGHCWRIDYYPNGMNSAVADYVSLSLILDEDVAAGVKAKHCFCLSGEAEKIQAAGLTAAPVFTFSSRRSCFLNWYSTFIRREDLQKSKNLENDSFTVRCDILVVHGYRAQHAAAAAFVSVPPCDLQGDLGKLLETEKGADVVFEVGGETIAAHRCVLAARSSVFAAELFGPMKEGKADDGIVRVEDMEVEVFKAMLHFAYTGSLPEMLKEEEDVTCQHLLVAADRFDMGRLKLICEEKLCEYIDIGTAANILALAEQHCCEGLKKACFDFLAAPENLRAVAATDGFQHLSVSCPSLMVELVAMSPVQR